A single region of the Bicyclus anynana chromosome 16, ilBicAnyn1.1, whole genome shotgun sequence genome encodes:
- the LOC112054991 gene encoding protein regulator of cytokinesis 1: MIVVNEDIKKMFNKVHSEISQNVRILMEELWSNWSHLGVDEETKIVHITKLVNIEKDFHKDVISETCYKLQQMEQKIAKLKDETEELSRCLSVDISVIEYKDDMLMVDYKNALEEQLSVYRIQAQQRRMKMDRLLEWQRDLVEKLGVTLHELQEEPLPAEEELNRMKEHLEVLQKERDKRAEIFLNTQVEIKDIMGKLQIKPTNKFEQMAVTSMSVDFKVTDQNMERLAMLRQDLQEKYEQTNNRVLEMRERLSRLWDCLEEDQMYRENFLQAHTGCHPHTEAAIKEEIKRCDQIKRQKISVFVANVRTKIKLMWDSVMYSQAQREEFLHYYQDIFTEDTLTLHELYLHKITKFYEENKSIFELVVTRKNLWLKMMELEARASEPGRYQNRGGQLLQEEKERKVIHNKLPKIEEQIRGLVVEYEAKSGSVFTVDGKPLLQLIEDEWEIRRAERQNKMSARKQAQALTPTTPLLRSLATSPLGKRNRTAAGLAATAERNKPPSKRQLITGSANKAVSAVAANLSSFKRSAISTVKRRISGRLAAKALSEHKTERAKRKLDYDSNKKTPQPKANGSILKYKRTSRGRRSTNNANNSKSSSNADKNPLTDTTLLTTYTDFKDNINERQISRSSLAQGKNHEAPAIVVFHVNSGKTETPKKLRTNAPLTPKVGKENMQHANLPMTPKSNLISTPSRLTRSAIKQNDGFATPRAPLSCNKTNVRQNTAPNMSMKVQNGQTPIRSNSHMNLMRAKNLPPIM, encoded by the exons aTGATTGTGGTAAACGAAGACATCAAAAAGATGTT CAATAAAGTGCACAGTGAAATATCTCAGAATGTGAGAATATTGATGGAAGAACTATGGAGCAATTGGTCTCACCTGGGCGTAGATGAGGAAACTAAAATTGTTCACATCACCAAACTGGTGAATATTGAAAAGGACTTTCACAAAGATGTCATATCTGAGACATGTTACAAGTTGCAGCAGATGGAACAGAAAATAGCAA aatTAAAAGATGAGACAGAAGAACTCAGCAGATGTCTCTCAGTTGACATATCAGTAATAGAATACAAGGACGACATGTTGATGGTGGATTACAAGAATGCTTTGGAGGAACAACTTTCTGT ATATAGAATCCAAGCTCAACAGCGTCGCATGAAGATGGACAGGTTACTGGAATGGCAGCGTGACCTTGTCGAAAAGCTTGGTGTGACCTTGCACGAGTTGCAGGAAGAACCTCTGCCAGCCGAAGAGGAACTGAACAGAATGAAGGAGCACTTGGAAGTCTTGCAGAAGGAGAGAGATAAACGTGCAGAAATATTCCTGAACACGCAAGTCGAGATTAAGGATATTATGG GTAAACTTCAAATCAAGCCAACAAACAAGTTTGAACAGATGGCGGTTACATCTATGTCTGTGGACTTCAAGGTGACCGATCAGAACATGGAGCGGCTGGCGATGTTGCGGCAGGACTTGCAAGAGAAATATGAGCAGACCAATAATAGA GTTTTGGAGATGCGCGAGCGTCTGTCCCGACTATGGGACTGCTTGGAAGAGGACCAGATGTACCGCGAGAACTTTCTGCAAGCTCACACCGGTTGCCATCCCCACACCGAGGCGGCCATTAAGGAAGAGATTAAGAGGTGCGACCAGATCAAGAGGCAGAAGATTTCG GTGTTCGTAGCCAACGTCCGTACTAAGATCAAGCTGATGTGGGACAGTGTGATGTACTCGCAAGCACAGAGGGAGGAGTTCCTGCACTACTACCAGGACATCTTCACTGAGGATACCCTCACGCTGCATGAGCTGTACTTGCATAAGATCACCAAGTTTTATGAAGAAAACAA GTCTATCTTCGAGTTGGTGGTGACGCGCAAGAACCTGTGGCTCAAGATGATGGAGCTGGAGGCGCGCGCGTCCGAGCCCGGCCGCTACCAGAACCGCGGCGGGCAGCTCCTGCAGGAGGAGAAGGAACGGAAGGTCATCCACAATAAA ttacCCAAAATCGAAGAGCAGATCCGTGGATTGGTTGTGGAGTATGAAGCAAAGTCTGGCAGCGTGTTCACTGTTGATGGCAAGCCTCTGCTGCAACTGATAGAAGACGAGTGGGAAATAAGGCGGGCC GAGCGACAGAACAAGATGTCGGCGCGCAAGCAGGCGCAGGCGCTGACGCCCACCACGCCGCTGCTGCGCTCGCTCGCCACGTCGCCGCTCGGCAAGCGCAACCGCACCGCCGCCGGGCTTGCGGCTACCGCCGAGAGGAACAA GCCGCCAAGCAAGCGCCAACTTATCACCGGCAGTGCAAACAAGGCAGTGAGCGCTGTAGCAGCCAACCTATCATCGTTCAAGAGGTCTGCCATATCTACTGTTAAAAG GCGCATAAGTGGACGCCTGGCGGCAAAGGCTCTGTCAGAGCACAAAACTGAACGCGCTAAAAGAAAACTAGATTATGACTCAAACAAGAAGACTCCTCAGCCTAAAGCGAATGGCAGCATTCTGAAATACAAGCGGACG TCACGTGGTCGTCGGTCAACTAACAACGCTAACAACTCAAAATCGAGTTCGAACGCGGACAAAAACCCGCTCACTGACACCACTTTGCTGACTACGTATACCGACTTCAAG GACAACATTAACGAGCGTCAAATAAGTCGCAGCTCATTGGCGCAAGGGAAAAACCATGAAGCACCCGCCATAGTAGTCTTCCACGTCAACTCGGGGAAGACTGAGACTCCAAAGAAATTGAGAACAAACGCTCCACTGACTCCCAAGGTCGGCAAAGAGAACATGCAACACGCGAATCTGCCAATGACACCGAAAAGCAACCTTATTTCTACACCCTCAAGGCTCACGCGGTCcgcaataaaacaaaatgatgGTTTTGCAACACCCCGGGCGCCTTTGAGTTGTAACAAAACCAATGTGAGGCAAAACACAGCACCCAATATGTCGATGAAGGTACAAAACGGACAGACACCCATAAGATCTAACTCTCACATGAATTTGATGAGAGCCAAGAACTTACCACCGATCATGTGA
- the LOC112054986 gene encoding heterogeneous nuclear ribonucleoprotein A2 homolog 1 — MKYHIFLGLFAVAAAYPGIIHQEVPQIAEKFDQGVIGESGHHHHVQHEHAKSHQSIKFEHFHPVPVYVKKEHSHLLKHPLEKGKSEQNLKQIHPEAQHSHGGGLVLEDHRLDTEQFAASLGHGGFEQGGLGHGGFEQGSIGHGGFEQGSLEHGGLSQGAPEHGGQQGGYEQGGYEQFAGSYEGGEGLKAYAEQQPEIQGQYYSEHTQALGAESGEGYKFEHYN; from the exons ATGAAGTACCAT ATTTTCCTGGGACTATTTGCCGTGGCGGCCGCGTATCCTGGCATCATTCACCAGGAGGTCCCACAAATCGCAGAGAAGTTCGATCAAGGCGTCATCGGCGAATCgggacatcatcatcatgtccaACACGAACACGCCAAGtcacatcaatcaatcaaattcgAGCATTTCCACCCCGTTCCTGTATACGTCAAGAAAGAGCACAGCCATCTTCTGAAGCATCCTCTTGAAAAAGGAAAATCTGAACAAAACCTGAAGCAGATCCACCCCGAAGCACAACATAGTCATGGCGGTGGCTTGGTATTGGAAGACCACAGGCTGGATACTGAACAGTTCGCTGCTAGCCTCGGTCACGGAGGTTTCGAGCAAGGTGGCCTCGGTCACGGAGGCTTTGAACAAGGAAGCATCGGTCATGGAGGCTTCGAGCAAGGTAGTCTCGAACATGGAGGTCTGAGCCAAGGAGCTCCAGAACACGGCGGTCAACAAGGCGGTTACGAGCAGGGGGGCTATGAACAATTCGCGGGAAGCTACGAAGGTGGTGAAGGCTTGAAAGCATACGCCGAACAACAGCCAGAGATCCAAGGACAGTACTACTCTGAACACACTCAAGCACTTGGAGCCGAAAGCGGAGAGGGTTACAAATTCGAACACTACAATTAA
- the LOC128198876 gene encoding probable inactive protein kinase DDB_G0270444: protein MQFSIYLTVAFLAFAAAEKLDVGPQVFAEHQPASKSSLKPDKRSVVQEYTLYLTPDEIKALQGIQSSENVEKAQSPKESQSQQEKEDDQQLKWYNSQFLPESSQLEIQAAQDAFLHKQNLNSGIQQGNYQYINLYSEETPKEEPKEIQTEAEDAKQFEEFYKWQKEQDEKIKQESNLKTDDKQKNQLEIRGLASHDIFFQKQKVDSDIQQGKYQYINLYSEEIPTEQQKEVKTENVNNFEKYFDWQKKQDEENKKQIKQEIDLQKEAKWKPFYTISAKHHENKILNEQLKQQWDSILDHNRIQLKTLSSAPKEAQELKQNEKSTEQIQSTTKSEIEKEIENILRDHRAFELSQQNGVSLAEAINKRPPILIHKEVSVTKHLPVPFVKKVKVPVPTPVLVPVPEPYQVKIPHPYPVLYKL from the exons ATGCAGTTTTCT ATATACTTGACTGTTGCTTTCCTGGCATTTGCCGCGGCAGAAAAACTAGATGTGGGCCCGCAAGTGTTCGCAGAACACCAACCCGCATCTAAGTCGTCTCTAAAACCGGATAAAAGAAGTGTGGTCCAGGAGTACACGCTTTATCTTACTCCAGATGAAATCAAAGCTTTACAAGGTATTCAAAgttctgaaaatgtcgaaaaggCGCAATCTCCTAAAGAAAGTCAATCTCAACAAGAAAAGGAGGATGATCAACAGCTAAAATGGTACAACAGTCAATTTTTACCCGAATCATCCCAATTAGAAATCCAAGCTGCTCAAGATGCCTTTCTCCATAAGCAAAATTTGAATTCGGGAATTCAACAAGGCAATTATCAATATATTAACTTATATTCCGAGGAAACGCCTAAAGAGGAACCAAAGGAGATCCAAACTGAAGCCGAGGATGCCAAACAATTCGAAGAGTTTTATAAGTGGCAAAAAGAACAggatgaaaaaataaaacaagaaagtAACTTGAAAACCGATGACAAGCAGAAAAACCAATTAGAAATCCGAGGATTGGCTTCCCATGATATCTTTTTCCAAAAGCAAAAAGTTGATTCAGATATTCAACAGGGAAAATATCAATACATTAACTTATATTCAGAAGAAATACCTACAGAACAACAAAAGGAGGTAAAAACTGAGAATGTTAACAATTttgaaaagtattttgattGGCAGAAAAAGCAAGATGAAGAAAACAAGAAACAAATCAAACAAGAAATCGACTTGCAAAAAGAAGCCAAATGGAAgccattttatacaatttctGCTAAGCATCATGAAAACAAGATACTGAATGAACAACTTAAGCAGCAATGGGACAGTATTTTAGATCACAATCGTATTCAGTTGAAGACTTTATCATCTGCACCAAAAGAAGCACAGGAATTGAAACAAAACGAAAAGTCCACTGAACAAATTCAATCGACCACAAAATCTGAAATTGAgaaagaaattgaaaatattttgagagATCACAGAGCTTTCGAACTATCTCAACAGAACGGTGTAAGTTTAGCGGAAGCGATCAACAAAAGGCCACCAATCCTGATCCACAAAGAAGTGAGTGTCACAAAGCACCTGCCAGTACCATTTgtcaaaaaagtaaaagtacCAGTGCCTACTCCAGTCTTAGTTCCTGTGCCTGAACCGTACCAAGTGAAGATTCCCCACCCATACCCCGTACTTTACAAACTGTAA